Proteins found in one Leguminivora glycinivorella isolate SPB_JAAS2020 chromosome 22, LegGlyc_1.1, whole genome shotgun sequence genomic segment:
- the LOC125237706 gene encoding neuropilin and tolloid-like protein 2 — MVPLAFLALASIIGTTAPADHGRNLIPGVHGTNFRPHLLYSKSAMVHYRKKRDTSDDPRCAPFMYEPNKKFLTNPINEEDQGKPSDKITYSNRTTCITTIDAGGSGQVIVLSFVDKFHMEDRPPKCEYDYLEIRDGKFGYALPAYKFCGSSFPPTITSAGPSLWLKFQSDDSIEYSGFKINIDFQQNSLSREIPEACIISKTGEKFGWIASDDEDAKACLDESPNTLDIQWRIETPANTRIYLNFTEYKLSFPNECEDNLVQVFGAESNFDHKLAFYCGSVANPVTTKAEDEGLGPSNIMFVRMFATTKAKASKFMAHFTSFRTLKGDQSCDPSSELDCQDGTCIDSSLACNGIADCRLKSDEDPESCKEAAQSLVKEPHILVILIIFSLILSGMSLVFLFKCIRKLHQDHKYIKEHLAKSCEDRLDKLAETQLTLDPNLLDPEPRASLERENHTNEMYKQQRNKRKSSSIESDFLHRDTSLDHHHDWPESIPVPEDDIRIEYKGRPRRSDTSKKEESLRSKGSKEEERKEIRDVSVGAPDTKESGCQTRESLFQVDTAPSSDGTNSSNSRGFSTFGYSGATIVRPSPAPANTSEITIELLRQVTPQESIKQKKFDRRPMSSETTRSAPDVIIVSKPIR, encoded by the exons CTTCCATAATCGGCACGACTGCGCCAGCTGATCATGGTCGCAATCTGATCCCTGGCGTGCACGGGACCAATTTCAGACCACATTTACTGTACAGCAAATCCGCCATGGTACATTACAG AAAAAAACGGGACACTTCAGACGACCCTCGATGCGCGCCGTTCATGTACGAGCCGAATAAGAAATTTCTGACCAATCCCATAAATGAGGAGGACCAGGGGAAGCCCAGCGATAAAATCACGTACTCAAATCGTACTACATGTATCACGACTATTGATG CAGGTGGCAGTGGTCAAGTGATAGTGCTGTCCTTCGTCGATAAATTTCACATGGAAGATCGACCACCAAAATGCGAATATGACTATTTAGAG ATAAGAGACGGCAAATTCGGGTACGCGCTGCCAGCCTATAAATTTTGCGGGAGCAGCTTCCCCCCCACCATCACGTCTGCAGGCCCCTCCCTCTGGCTCAAGTTCCAGTCGGACGACAGCATAGAGTACTCTGGCTTTAAGATCAATATCGACTTCCAGCAGAATAGCTTGAGCC GAGAAATACCAGAGGCCTGCATTATATCGAAGACAGGCGAGAAATTTGGCTGGATAGCGTCTGATGACGAAGACGCCAAAGCCTGCCTTGACGAGAGTCCCAACACCCTGGACATTCAGTGGAGGATTGAGACTCCTGCCAATACCAGG ATATACTTAAACTTCACGGAGTACAAGTTATCCTTCCCGAATGAGTGTGAAGACAATTTAGTGCAAGTTTTTGGCGCGGAGTCTAACTTTGACCACAA GTTAGCGTTCTACTGCGGTTCAGTGGCTAATCCTGTCACCACAAAAGCTGAGGACGAGGGCCTGGGTCCCAGCAACATTATGTTTGTCAGAATGTTCGCCACAACGAAGGCCAAAGCTTCGAAGTTCATGGCCCATTTCACTTCGTTTCGGACGCTGAAAGGGGATC AGTCATGCGACCCCTCATCAGAGCTGGATTGCCAAGATGGCACGTGCATTGACTCGAGTCTAGCGTGCAACGGCATCGCTGACTGCAGACTCAAGTCAGATGAAGATCCCGAGAGCTGCAAG GAAGCAGCGCAGTCCCTCGTGAAGGAGCCCCACATTCTGGTGATCCTGATTATCTTCTCTCTGATCCTGTCGGGGATGAGCCTCGTCTTCCTCTTCAAGTGCATCCGCAAGCTGCATCAGGACCACAAGTACATTAAG GAGCACTTAGCCAAATCCTGCGAAGATCGCCTGGACAAACTGGCTGAGACCCAATTGACGTTGGACCCCAATCTCTTGGACCCTGAGCCTCGGGCTAGTCTGGAGCGAGAGAACCATACCAATGAAATGTACAAACAGCAGCGGAACAAACGGAAA TCAAGCAGCATTGAGTCCGACTTCCTTCACCGCGATACCTCCCTAGACCATCACCACGACTGGCCTGAAAGTATCCCAGTCCCGGAAGACGATATCCGGATAGAATACAAGGGACGCCCGAGAAGGAGTGATACTAGTAAAAAGGAAGAGTCACTCAG GAGCAAAGGTTCCAAAGAGGAAGAAAGAAAGGAAATAAGAGACGTATCAGTCGGTGCTCCTGACACCAAAGAATCTGGATGCCAAACGAGGGAAAGCTTATTCCAAGTGGATACAGCTCCTAGCTCCGATG GAACAAACTCATCGAACAGCCGAGGGTTCTCAACCTTTGGCTATTCGGGAGCCACCATCGTGCGGCCTTCTCCAGCACCCGCTAATACTTCGGAGATTACCATAGAACTGCTGAGGCAGGTCACACCACAGGAATCTATCAAAC AAAAGAAATTCGACCGTCGCCCGATGAGCTCCGAAACCACCCGATCAGCGCCCGACGTCATCATCGTCTCGAAGCCGATTCGCTGA